A window of the Juglans microcarpa x Juglans regia isolate MS1-56 chromosome 5D, Jm3101_v1.0, whole genome shotgun sequence genome harbors these coding sequences:
- the LOC121265898 gene encoding actin-depolymerizing factor 4-like: MTNAASGIAVHDDCKLRFLELKAKRTYRFIIFKIEEKQKQVIVEKVGEPNQGYEDFTASLPADECRYAVYDFDFVTEENCQKSRICFVAWSPDTSRVRSKMIYASSKDRFKRELDAIQVELQATDPTEIDLDVIKSHASQITPESVDSKNSTQHGPNSPAFVLTEECGASSIEIILDLHLPTTKICAIGLLSANLHVFFRHHSASNSYLGALIPVVVQKNTTPTHENNEIKSEISA; encoded by the exons ACCAACGCAGCCTCGGGTATAGCTGTGCATGATGACTGCAAGTTGAGGTTTCTTGAACTTAAGGCGAAAAGGACCTATCGCTTCATAATTTTCAAGATTGAGGAGAAGCAGAAGCAAGTTATTGTGGAGAAGGTTGGTGAGCCAAACCAAGGTTACGAGGATTTCACTGCAAGCCTTCCAGCTGACGAGTGCCGTTATGCTGTATATGATTTTGACTTTGTCACGGAAGAGAATTGCCAAAAGAGCAGGATTTGCTTCGTTGCTTG GTCTCCGGACACCTCAAGGGTTAGAAGCAAGATGATTTATGCAAGCTCCAAAGATAGATTTAAGAGAGAGCTTGATGCAATTCAGGTTGAGTTGCAAGCAACTGATCCAACTGAGATTGATCTTGATGTCATTAAGAGCCATGCCAGCCAAATAACCCCAGAATCTGTCGATTCAAAAAACTCCACTCAGCATGGTCCAAACTCTCCGGCTTTTGTCTTAACAGAGGAATGTGGAGCCTCTTCCATAGAGATAATCCTTGATCTACACCTTCCAACAACAAAAATTTGTGCCATCGGACTTCTCAGTGCCAACCTTCATGTCTTCTTCAGACATCATTCAGCCTCGAACTCCTACCTTGGAGCtttgataccagttgttgtgcAAAAAAACACCACACCCACACACGAAAATAACGAGATAAAAAGTGAAATAAGTGCATAA